A genomic region of Terriglobia bacterium contains the following coding sequences:
- a CDS encoding endonuclease/exonuclease/phosphatase family protein, whose product MTALRIATYNIHKCRGMDRRVLPERIAGVIRELKVDVVALQEVLREEGRDQFRILAESTGFKFACFGENRKHRGAAYGNALLSRFPIEHWKNYDITAGHREPRGLLRADLHLPGRMRLHVLNIHMGTGLLERCRQARRLLNQEVLLSTDFSAPRILLGDFNEWTRGLPTRMLSEHFRSAEWTEKPSRRGARRRTYPGVLPLLHLDHIYYDDALKLKTFRLHRTRTTLVASDHLPLVACFEVNSSE is encoded by the coding sequence ATGACTGCGCTCCGAATCGCGACCTACAACATTCATAAGTGCCGGGGAATGGATCGTAGAGTTCTGCCCGAACGCATCGCCGGCGTAATCCGCGAATTGAAGGTGGACGTGGTTGCACTGCAGGAGGTTCTGCGCGAAGAAGGGCGCGACCAGTTCAGAATTCTTGCCGAATCAACCGGCTTCAAGTTCGCCTGCTTCGGAGAGAACCGAAAGCATCGCGGCGCAGCGTATGGTAATGCGCTGCTCAGTCGATTTCCGATAGAGCATTGGAAGAACTACGACATCACTGCGGGCCACCGGGAGCCTCGCGGACTGCTACGCGCCGACCTTCACCTGCCGGGGAGAATGCGCTTGCATGTGCTGAATATCCACATGGGAACCGGGCTGCTGGAAAGGTGCCGCCAGGCGCGCCGACTACTGAACCAAGAAGTGCTGCTTTCGACCGACTTCTCTGCCCCGCGAATTCTCCTCGGCGACTTCAACGAGTGGACTCGCGGACTGCCAACCCGAATGCTGAGCGAACACTTTCGCAGTGCCGAATGGACGGAGAAGCCATCCAGGCGTGGCGCCCGAAGGCGAACCTATCCCGGCGTGCTGCCCCTGCTGCACCTTGACCATATCTATTACGACGATGCGCTGAAGCTGAAGACCTTCCGCCTGCACCGAACGCGAACCACACTGGTCGCGTCGGATCATCTGCCCTTGGTTGCGTGTTTCGAAGTTAATTCCAGTGAGTGA
- the buk gene encoding butyrate kinase, with product MAGKFEILVINPGSTSTKFGLYRDRQPLFVTNLRHSAEELEPFRGRPILDQQEFRRLKIEEELSSHGHKISELSAVVGRGGLLRPVASGTYRVNDEMLDELRRAERGEHASNLGAFLAKAIADEAGVPAFIVDPVSVDEWPEKARLSGSALLDRSCLSHALNSKAVAKRFARENGRPYDHLHLIVAHVGSGISVSAHERGRMIDVTNSREEGAFSTERAGTVPCMKLVDLCFSGKYTRQQVEALLFREGGLFSYLGTKDLEEIESRIAGGDKHAALVYDAMIYQIAKEVGAMAAALRGRVDAILLTGGMAHSKKLVANLRSHIYWIAPLHVYPGEDELQALAEGALRVLRGEEAAHEFGDTSVPHVCHS from the coding sequence ATGGCCGGTAAATTCGAAATCCTCGTCATCAATCCCGGTTCAACCTCAACCAAGTTCGGTCTGTATCGCGACAGGCAGCCGCTTTTCGTTACCAATTTGCGCCACTCGGCGGAGGAACTCGAGCCTTTTCGGGGCAGACCGATTCTTGACCAGCAAGAGTTTCGGCGGCTGAAGATCGAAGAGGAATTGAGCAGCCACGGGCACAAGATCTCAGAATTGAGCGCTGTCGTCGGACGCGGCGGGCTGCTGCGTCCCGTCGCGAGCGGTACCTATCGCGTGAACGATGAAATGCTCGATGAGTTGCGCCGCGCTGAACGCGGTGAGCATGCTTCGAATCTCGGGGCTTTCCTGGCGAAGGCGATCGCCGATGAGGCTGGCGTTCCAGCGTTCATCGTCGATCCGGTCAGCGTCGACGAGTGGCCGGAGAAGGCGCGTCTCTCGGGCAGCGCGTTGCTGGATCGTTCATGTCTGTCGCACGCGCTGAACTCCAAGGCCGTCGCCAAACGATTCGCACGCGAGAACGGGCGTCCGTACGATCACCTGCACCTCATCGTCGCGCACGTCGGCAGCGGCATCTCGGTTTCGGCCCACGAGCGCGGACGCATGATCGACGTCACCAACTCGCGCGAAGAAGGCGCCTTTTCCACTGAGCGCGCCGGAACCGTGCCGTGTATGAAACTCGTGGACCTCTGCTTCAGCGGAAAGTACACACGGCAGCAGGTCGAGGCCCTGCTGTTCCGCGAGGGTGGACTCTTCTCTTATCTCGGCACCAAGGATTTGGAAGAGATCGAGTCGCGGATTGCTGGCGGCGACAAGCACGCGGCGCTGGTGTACGACGCGATGATCTATCAGATCGCGAAAGAAGTCGGCGCAATGGCAGCGGCCCTTCGCGGCCGAGTCGATGCCATTCTGCTCACCGGCGGCATGGCTCATTCGAAGAAACTTGTCGCGAACCTGCGATCGCATATCTACTGGATTGCTCCGCTACACGTCTATCCCGGAGAAGACGAATTGCAGGCACTTGCCGAAGGCGCATTGCGAGTGCTGCGCGGCGAGGAAGCCGCGCACGAGTTCGGTGATACCTCCGTGCCCCACGTCTGCCACAGTTAG